Below is a genomic region from Dehalococcoidia bacterium.
GTGCCGCAGCCGGGCTGAAGGTTCGCCGAACGGATGAGCAGCCGGCCGAAGCCTGACACTTCGCCCGCAAGCGACAACTTGTCGCCGATCTGCGTCTCGCCGCAGACGACGCCACCCGGGAAGACGGCGCGAACCGGCGTGCCAGGCGCGATCATCGAACCGTTCGGCGCGAAGCGATCGTCCGCCCAGAACCACGCGTGCTCCTGGAGGAACGAGATGTCGGCGGTGACGATGCCCTCGCGTCCAAACTCGCCGTTCAGCGTCGGCACGGGAGAAAACCGCTGATACGACCACCCCTCGCCCGATTCGACGCCATCCAGTTCGAAGAACACATTATCGCCGGGCTCGTAGCACCCGGTGCGCTGGTCCGCGCCGAGCGCGCGCAGCACGAAGTCTCCCGGCCCGCCGCTTGGTGAGTCCGCTTCGGTGATTGTGACCGTGCCGCACTCGGTCCCGTTGTGCACCGCCGTGATCACGCTGCCCGCCGGCGCGTTGCCGCTATCGGTGAGCGCGCGCCCGAGCAAGATCATCTCATCGCGCGTCGTCACCGGAACGTGGATCTCGATCGTCGCGCCGGCTTCGAGGTCGAACGGCTCGGTGAAGGGTTCGCTCGTGATCGGATAGTCAGCGCCGACGCAGTCGCGGAACCCGAACGGGTTGTAACTCGGCAGAGGCGCGCCGGCGCAGTGCTCGAAGCTCGTCGCTATGCCCGGACTCAGGCGGTACGTGCCTGGCGCCGCCTCCATGAGGTAGCTTCCGTCCTCGTACTGGTCACCTACAAGTGACGGGACTCCGCCGTCCGGTGATGACAACGTGGGATTCGTCGGAATGCCTGGCTCATCCGCGTCCTGATCGCCATCGGCGTTACGGTCCCAGTAGATGACGCCCGTCACCGCCCCGATAGCCTCGCCGGCCTGCGCGACGTGCGCCGAACCGCCGGCGATGAACGCCACGGCGATCAGGAGTTCGCAGAGCCAGACCCGGAGAAGCATGCTGGTAGAACGCGCCAACGAGCCCGAAGGTTAACCGATGCGCCTCTCGATGCGAATGAACGCCTGCCTTCGTCGCAAAACTAGGACCGCATGACTCGCTGCATTAAAGCGGTCGTTATGGCAGACGGCAGAAAGCTGACCGCTGAAGGCTGACTGCTTTATCCCGCCACCCGCAGCAATACGCGCGTCTCCATGCGGATAAACGCCGCTCGGAGATTCTCTGCGTCGCCGACATCCAGCAGGCGCATGCCGTCTTCCCAGGCCCGCGCGCGCAGGCTGATGTCGCTCGTAAGTGGGCGTCGCCGCCAGGGAAGCGCCGACCCGCGCGGCGCCGTTTCGGAGATCACCAGCGCCGGCAGGCGTTCGAACGCCGCGTGCGCTTCCGTCGCGTCGCTCTCTTCGAAGGGGCAGCGCGCGAGCGCCAGCGGCAGATCGTAGGCCGTGTGCACCACGGCGCTCAGCCGCGAAAGCTCGTCGTCCGGGATGTCTTCGTAGCGTGCACGGGCGTAGACGGCCCGCCATGGCGCCGGCGTCAACGAAAAGTCCGCGCCGTCCCACGCGTCGAGGGCGCGGAAGTATTGACTCGCTTGCTCGAGCATCAGCCGCTCGATCCAGCCTGCCGCGCTGCCGAACACGCCGGCGCGGCGCAGCGCCTCGACCAGTTCGGCGTGACGCGCGTAACACTCGGCGAAGCCC
It encodes:
- a CDS encoding DUF5995 family protein yields the protein MATSDPDPRIIRLRPKRVAARLTNLSEMVDALDDRASALHCGRDRRKGFAECYARHAELVEALRRAGVFGSAAGWIERLMLEQASQYFRALDAWDGADFSLTPAPWRAVYARARYEDIPDDELSRLSAVVHTAYDLPLALARCPFEESDATEAHAAFERLPALVISETAPRGSALPWRRRPLTSDISLRARAWEDGMRLLDVGDAENLRAAFIRMETRVLLRVAG